CCAGCGATTTAATTAATACCTCGCTGAAAGAGATTTCTTCTGTTTTTGATTATTATGCAGATATTGAATCGATTCACAACAGACTTCAGGATGTTTATTATGAACTGAACGATTGTATTAACAACATATCTCATCTCTATTACGAACAGGATGGAGACCCGGAGGAACTCGACAGTCTTATAAAAAGAAAAATGCAGCTGGATAAGCTTTTGTCAAAATACGGGCCTGATTTTGAAGATGTTCTGGAATTTGCGGATGATTTGAAAAATAAACTTGATAATGTGACTTTTGATGAGGAAAAGATAGAACAGTATGAAAAAGAGCTTACAGATTTTGAGAGAGAGCTTAAAAATATTGCCGGCAGGCTTAATGCATCCAGAAAAAAAGCAGCAAGAGATCTGGCCGGACGGGTTGAAAATATATTAAAATCGTTGGAACTAAAGGATGCAAAATTTGAGGTTAATGTAGATGTCAAAGATGAATTAGATGCAAATGCCGGGGCTGATGTGGAATTTTATATTGCTACAAATAAAGGTTTCTCCCCGTCACCTTTGAAAAAAGTGGCTTCCGGCGGAGAGCTTTCTCGTATAATGCTTGCATTAAAAGAAGTTTTCAGCGGTATGGATGACACACCCACACTGATTTTCGATGAAATCGATACCGGAATAAGCGGTGTTACTGCGAGGAAAGTGGCAGAGAAACTGAAAAATCTCGGAAAAACAAAGCAGCTTTTTGTAATAACCCATCTACCGGTGGTTGCATCGAAAAGCGACAGCCATTTTCATATTGCAAAAATTTCTGAAAAAGGTTCGACATTTACAAGAATTAAGACACTCTCAACAGAAGAGAAGAAAGAAGTTCTTGCCACAATGATTGCAGGTGAAGTAACCCCTTATGCCTTAAAACAGGCGGATGAGATGCTGGAGCATCAGGCGTGATAGAAAAGTTTGCTTTGGCTGTAGTCGGTTTGACCCAGTCGTTAGGATATTTGGGTATTATTTTTCTGATGGCTCTTGAAAGCTCTTTTTTCCCTTTTCCCAGTGAGGTGGTGGTCCCGCCGGCCGGTTTTTTGGCGGCAACCGGTCAAATGAACATTTTTATGGTGATATTTTGCGGGATACTTGGCAGTGTAATCGGTGCTTTGGTGAATTATTATTTAGCCGTAAGGTTCGGAAGGGCTTTTCTGTTCAGATACGGTAATTATTTTTTTCTGGGTGAAGATAAGCTGTTAAAAATGGAGAATTTTTTCTTTTCTCACGGTGAAATTACCACTTTTGCGGGTAGATTAATTCCGGGTGTGAGACAATATATCTCTTTTCCCGCCGGGTTGGCCAGAATGAATGTTGCCAAGTTTGTTTTTTACACTGCTGCAGGTGCGGGCATATGGGTGGTTATTCTCGCTTATGTGGGATTTTATGTGGGGAAAAATATTGAACTGGTGAAAGAAAAGCTTGCAACAATAACTATGATAATTCTTCCCTTGCTTTTACTGCTGGTTTTGATTTATATAATTGTATACAAAAAATACGTCAAAAGGTGATTTTATGATATACAGACTAAAAACTTTAATTGTTTTTATTCTTCTTTCCCTGTTTATTTGCGGAACTGCTGGAGCTTATACAGTTAAACGGGGCGATACACTTTATGACCTTTTTAGAGGGAAATTTACTCCGGCTGAAATCATAAATATTAGCCAAATGATAAAGGAAAAGGTGCCTGACTTTACTCTTCAGATAGGAGATAAAATTGAAATAACAAATAATAAGGTAATTATCAAGATTAATATCACCAAAGAAATCCACATTGTGAGAAACGAAGACGGAACAATTACGATAGAGGTTGTTAAGTATCCTGTAAATATTTTGAGAACAGTTGTTTCGGGGGAAATCTCCCACTCTCTTTTTTACGCAATGCAAAAAGTCGGTGAATCGGATATTCTGGCAGTACGTATGGCAAATATACTTGAATGGGAAGTGGATTTTTTTAATGATATTAGAACGGGTGACAGTTTCAGACTTGTAGTGGAGAAGAAATTTTGCAGAGGAAAATTTATCGGTTACGGAAAGATTCTTGCCGTGGATTTTGTCAACCAGGGCAGGCTGATCAGAGGTCTTTATTTTGAAGACGGGAAGATAAGCGGTTATTTCAGACCAAACGGCAAATCTCTGAAAAGAGGTTTCCTCAAAGCACCCCTTAAATTTTTCAGGATAAGCTCTAAGTTTCAAAACAGAAGACTTCATCCGGTTTTAGGCGTATACAGGAAGCATAACGGTGTGGATTATGCTGCACCTACAGGTACGCCGGTGCGCGCCACAGCA
The Flexistipes sp. DNA segment above includes these coding regions:
- the recN gene encoding DNA repair protein RecN, with amino-acid sequence MLTQLNISNLSIIDRISLEFSGGLNIITGETGAGKSLIIQAVKLLVGERFSREMARDPEKKVSVEGAFSGDFRMLSEELRDEFEIEDEIVVKRSVDSNGKNKISLNGHIATLKQLKQIFDILVDFHGQHEHQRLLNSRNHIKYLDGLIDNDLKDEYSVKYREYRKLASELERLKKEYSDTLKNKDIMEFQLNEIESLNIEPDKDRELENRISFLNNIEKIREALSTSLQVLSEGEYNASDLINTSLKEISSVFDYYADIESIHNRLQDVYYELNDCINNISHLYYEQDGDPEELDSLIKRKMQLDKLLSKYGPDFEDVLEFADDLKNKLDNVTFDEEKIEQYEKELTDFERELKNIAGRLNASRKKAARDLAGRVENILKSLELKDAKFEVNVDVKDELDANAGADVEFYIATNKGFSPSPLKKVASGGELSRIMLALKEVFSGMDDTPTLIFDEIDTGISGVTARKVAEKLKNLGKTKQLFVITHLPVVASKSDSHFHIAKISEKGSTFTRIKTLSTEEKKEVLATMIAGEVTPYALKQADEMLEHQA
- a CDS encoding DedA family protein — its product is MIEKFALAVVGLTQSLGYLGIIFLMALESSFFPFPSEVVVPPAGFLAATGQMNIFMVIFCGILGSVIGALVNYYLAVRFGRAFLFRYGNYFFLGEDKLLKMENFFFSHGEITTFAGRLIPGVRQYISFPAGLARMNVAKFVFYTAAGAGIWVVILAYVGFYVGKNIELVKEKLATITMIILPLLLLLVLIYIIVYKKYVKR
- a CDS encoding peptidoglycan DD-metalloendopeptidase family protein, with the protein product MIYRLKTLIVFILLSLFICGTAGAYTVKRGDTLYDLFRGKFTPAEIINISQMIKEKVPDFTLQIGDKIEITNNKVIIKINITKEIHIVRNEDGTITIEVVKYPVNILRTVVSGEISHSLFYAMQKVGESDILAVRMANILEWEVDFFNDIRTGDSFRLVVEKKFCRGKFIGYGKILAVDFVNQGRLIRGLYFEDGKISGYFRPNGKSLKRGFLKAPLKFFRISSKFQNRRLHPVLGVYRKHNGVDYAAPTGTPVRATADGRVVVRGYTNANGYYIKLKHNNGYYTLYLHFSGFKRGLNEGEYVKQGDIIGYVGSTGYATGPHVHYSIKKYGNYLNPLRFKAPTKKLPQAKMDEFKSDTYVYVNMLDNSYMQYALRNNFSGIMFF